ACAAGACTAATAGGAATCCGAAATGTTTTTCGTTACAAAGCTCTAGTAGAGAGAACAATTTACTAAGAGCTGGTCCTATTAACTAACCTTGAGGGTTCCGCGGCAAGAACAGGGTACCTCCATGTTAGAATCATCATCCCCATCATGGCAAATCCTACATTCTTCCATCTTCCTTGATGCAGACTCAACATGGATGTTCATCCTATAAAAAGCAAAATTTTCTCATTCTTTCACTTCACCAGGCAAGGCATTCTGCAACAACGCGTTTGCTTGGAATATGCTTTCCAACATCCGGTGTTTCCACACTTAACCAAGCAAAATAGAGAATGCATATGTTTAAGTGACAAAAGATTTTATGCAAGACGCTTATCATATATTCATTCATTTGGTGTAAACATTGGCAATTAGTTTTTTCCCTTTTCCTAATCATAGTACCTTCTTAGGTGGATTCTGTTAGCAACCCCTCCACCAATACAGCAAAATAATCTcacatttttcaaataaaatatactagttcttcgttttttttttgtttttttttggggtgggggtgggggtggggggtggcGGGGGAGGGGCGGATGTATGAACTTACATATTCAAATGAAGTACTCTTGGCACAAATAATTTGCAGGTCCCAAAACAGCTCACTTGTATTACTTTAGATATCTCAAAATGAGCAGAGAAAACAGGATCAACTATAACAAGAGCGACATGTACATAAGTTATAAGCATGATTATGTTATATTAATCACAAGTAATGTAACATGAAATCCTAGATAGTATGAAATTaaaattgtgaattttttttttaccagaATAGGCCAAGAGGAAGCAAAACAGATGATACGTCGAAGAATGGGAAAGAGAATTAAGTGATTGTATGTGTtatgaagaagaggaaaactTACAAGAATGGGATGGCATTTTTGTAAGAGAAGAAATTAAACACTATTCCTTCCTCACTTCATTCTTTGCTTCCTTTacacattttgatttatttcccATTCTACAATTTCCCAATTTTCTCAAAGTCCAAATCTTTCAGAGTTGGGTTTCTCAAGAACTATGGTTTAAGGATAAAGCAAGGGTTTTTTTTAGTCATGAGCCTTTTAGCATACACAAGTTGGAGGTCTCCAATGTTAAAGGTCAAATTTCGAATATTTccttttttagtaattttgaGGGGCatagatttatttatttatttttggtgtatttCCTTTAAAAAGTAGAACCAATAAAATGATGGAAGACAATGAAAAGAATGATTATGTCAAATGAAACGGAATTAACGAACGTGTTTAGATAATTGTTGCTTTTAAAAGTTTTATATCCTCCTCAAAAGTGTGTCAAATCTGCTTTAATCAAACGAAAGTTTTCAGaactttttcttaaataattgTACAAACACACATTTCCAAACAAGAAAACTTGATATAATGTCATTGGCCTATTTTGAGCATGTTTCAGTTTCAAGATGCACTGCCTTGTGATATTTATGCTCATTTAGTCGCACTCTAGGCAAAGACCTTGTAGTAACTGCCTCCAAGTACGATTTCCATCAAACGACTAATAGAACATTTACAAATCATGACTTAAATACATGATATGCTCATTTAGTCGCACTCTACGCAAAGACCCTGTAGTAACTGCATCCAAGTACAATTTTCATCAAACAACTAATAGAACATTTGCAGATCATGACTTAAATACATGACGGGATACTATGAATAGTGACATAATGACCTCGTTGCCACGACCCACTGAATACGAGTGGAGATCTACAAGGTTCCATTTCACATGATTTTGTTAAATTAAGTCTTAGGCCTAACTCacaccccaaaagctagcttaAAGGGAGGAAGATTGCTCAATCCTTATAAGGATCTACCCATCTCATTAACCACCAATGTGAGACTTTTGTCATTCTTTAACACCCCATCTCACGCCCAGTGCTTAGCATCTGGTGAGTGGGCAAATTTTAATTTCAGGGGCCCAACATTGAGTGAGATGGGtcctgctctaataccatgtaaaATTAGGTCTTAAGCCTTACTCACATCCCAAAAGCTCCACATTGTGGACTCCTTATAAGGCTTGGGCAATCATACcttcatgagctagcttttggagtATGAGTTAGGCCTAAGACCTatctttacatggtatcagagccaggtcCACTCCCGTTTGGGCTCCCGGTCCACGCTCCAGTTGGGCATAAGGGGTGTTAGATGGCAGGCAATCCTCCCcgcatgagctagcttttggggttgagttatgCCTAGGTGTCATATCTTTACAAATTTGGCTTCGAGAAATGAAGACACAAAAGCAAGTACATATATGTCCCTAATTCTGGTATTTTAATTCAGTTTTTCGTTCATTATGCTAGTTAATTCGAAGAGTAGATTATATCCAAAAAATACTATGAGCCTCAGCTCCATCCTTCAAAGCTCCCAAGAAAGAGCATATAGTGtaacttggccaaaactcgaACTTTGATAGCCACAGgttttataaaacatataaattCTATATTGAAAATTCTTTGCTGGGAACTTAAAACCTTTAACATGTATGGTTAACAGACAATGTCTACTCTACAATGGATAGATGCTTCATAAAAGTAGTCGTTGCGTCGGTGTGACAGAGATAGTAATAAAACATAGAAAAGCTAAGGCACACACTACATATGAGTAGTTTGTTTACACACTGTTTGTTGGCATAGGTAATCAAGTACACCACTTTGAGACCCTTGACAAACAAGTTTAGTACATCAGTTGATTAAATAATGCACAGCACTAATGCCTCCCCACTTATTACATAGAAACTCTAAAAATTGACATGAATATTGGGAACAAACCTCAGACATAAGAAAGTAGAAGCTTGAAGTAGACAATAATGTATATAGAAAGAGAGAATAGAGCAAACACATGTTGCCAGAACAGCAATGCTGAAGCTTCTCTGACTGCATAACCTCTCAAGCTAGCAACTGCTCCCAACAAGATGGCACTTGGTGTTGTGTACTGCAGCAAAAGAACGAATCGGTACATCTGATCATCAGGAATTAAAAAGTTCAGTTGATCGGCCAAATAGACCACCCCTGTTCCCAGTAAAGGAAGGACCAAAAGTCTAGCAACGGTGATGCCAACAGTGGTTCGAACCCCAAGTTCAGATTCATTTGGACCCTCAGCAAGCATTCCTCCTAGAATCAGCATAACTGAAGGCACCATAGCTTGAGCTAGTATATTTAAACTGTCCGTGAGGAACTCGAGAGCAGCACCTTTACCATAAACAACAGATTTAATGGGTGGAACCATTCCAACAATAAAAGCCAACAATATAGCAAACATTGGAGGTTGGAGAACATGTCGAACTGGAGTTTGTTCAGCAACAATTCTTAATTTTCTAACCATCCGGGGCTCCGCTAAACATCTAATAGATTTTGGACTCCCTGGAGCTGGCGCTTCCTCCAAACTATCACTATCAGGGTCTGGAATGGAAGTATGTGAAAGGGTTGAGACACTTGTAAAAACCCGTGCAATAAAGGGTGTCTTGCAATGCACAGTTTCTCTATCTTCCATACCAGGCCACTCAGCTTCCACTAGAAGTGGCCTACTTAGATCATTACTAGGTAATGGCTCCTGAATCTCACCACCcccatcaacaacatcaaagtACTCTATTGGGGGTTCCATCATATGGTAAACAAGAGTGTAAACAAGCAGGACGGCCACCCATTGAGCAAACGATACATAAGACACACCAGTGGTGTAACAATCTGGACCAAAAGGATTGTCATTACTATGACACACTGATCCAACAATGGCAAGAGGCAAATTGCCGGTATTCCCAAACGCAGTGGCGATGATAGTGAACCTAAAGTACTCTGGAGGTGGCTTGCAAATTTTCGCTACCAAGTACCCTAAGAGACAACCAATTGCAGTACAGAGAAGTACATTAGCTGGTATAAACCACCAGCGCATAAAATTCTTGACAGTAATAGTCTCACCAAGGTGAATAAAAATAGTACAAGGCAAGAAGAGAGCAAATACAAGCTTGCTAAGGAGCTTAAAAGTAGCTTTAGGAACTAATTGGGTTCTTGGATGTGCAAGAATCAGGCCAATAACAGTTAAACATAGGAGTTTCAACAATGGCAGAACAGCATATACAAGGTAATGactactataatacatattggCCTGACTTTCAGAAAATGGGGGTTCCATTTTTTAGCTTGAAACCACAAAGGAACCTCTATCAAAACCCCCAAATCAGTTGAAGTTGTAGTCAAGATTGAATCTTTATTCAGAAAGACCTTCAGATTTGAATAATCCAGATAACCCCAATTCAGATAATTACAAGTTACCAATAGTAATTTTGGTAACaatttaaaaagcactcaattcAAATGATTACTAGCATCCAAACTACAACAGCCTAAATCCAAGAAATTGGAAAATAGGATTCTTTTTGGAAAAAGTCGAACTGCTAAAATATATAGTAagtagcaaaaaaaaaaaaaaccaaatcaACAAGTggaaaaaatagaaagaaaaaaattatgttttaagaAGACAAATACTTGTCTTAGGCAATATGAAGCAGCAACTGCTAAGCTGAATTGCGGATGGAACCTTTTCGCTGGTATAGAAAGAGAGAGAGCCTTCTCCAAACACTGAAGAGAACAAGAAAGTAGCTACTTGTTATCTTCCAAAAAGTACTAATAACCGGTACACATGCATCCTAATCTATATAATATAGCTTGACTTATATTtatgatctaaaataaattataaatatttgagtaatttttaaatttttaaatcataaa
The sequence above is a segment of the Solanum dulcamara chromosome 11, daSolDulc1.2, whole genome shotgun sequence genome. Coding sequences within it:
- the LOC129874371 gene encoding protein PIN-LIKES 2-like, with the protein product MEPPFSESQANMYYSSHYLVYAVLPLLKLLCLTVIGLILAHPRTQLVPKATFKLLSKLVFALFLPCTIFIHLGETITVKNFMRWWFIPANVLLCTAIGCLLGYLVAKICKPPPEYFRFTIIATAFGNTGNLPLAIVGSVCHSNDNPFGPDCYTTGVSYVSFAQWVAVLLVYTLVYHMMEPPIEYFDVVDGGGEIQEPLPSNDLSRPLLVEAEWPGMEDRETVHCKTPFIARVFTSVSTLSHTSIPDPDSDSLEEAPAPGSPKSIRCLAEPRMVRKLRIVAEQTPVRHVLQPPMFAILLAFIVGMVPPIKSVVYGKGAALEFLTDSLNILAQAMVPSVMLILGGMLAEGPNESELGVRTTVGITVARLLVLPLLGTGVVYLADQLNFLIPDDQMYRFVLLLQYTTPSAILLGAVASLRGYAVREASALLFWQHVFALFSLSIYIIVYFKLLLSYV